The following coding sequences lie in one Terriglobales bacterium genomic window:
- a CDS encoding Rieske 2Fe-2S domain-containing protein — MSTESTPARTDWLYGFWYPALRSDQVRGDAMATAMLLGIPLVLGRKRTGEAFAMRDACPHRGIPLSYGHFDGEQVQCSYHGWCFEAKSGQCREIPSLTTDAKLKIDRIYASAFPCEEQDGFFWVYLPESVTSGTGGQTQLPPELPLVPRVPTFSEKYVLTHLAADLPCSVDHGIIGLMDPAHGPFVHQSWWWRSKHSIHEKQKHFEPIPNGFRMSAHAPSSNSAPYKLMRMAGVNAKPGDQTVTTIDFVLPNLRVESVRYGEGWFSTLTSVTPITATHCRIDVRAAWNIFRWATPLVLPIGRYFGKKFIRQDQLTMEQQAEGLKYNPNLMLIDDADRPAKWYFALKQALLDARRVGEPMKHPLSEPVVLKWRS; from the coding sequence ATGAGTACCGAATCCACTCCTGCCCGGACTGATTGGCTCTACGGCTTCTGGTATCCCGCGCTGCGCAGCGACCAGGTACGCGGAGACGCGATGGCTACCGCCATGCTGCTGGGAATTCCACTCGTCCTGGGACGCAAGCGCACGGGCGAAGCTTTTGCCATGCGCGATGCCTGTCCGCATCGCGGCATTCCCCTCAGTTACGGCCACTTCGACGGAGAGCAGGTGCAATGCTCCTATCACGGCTGGTGCTTTGAAGCCAAGAGCGGACAGTGCCGCGAGATTCCATCGCTCACCACCGATGCCAAACTGAAGATTGACCGCATCTATGCCAGCGCCTTCCCTTGCGAAGAGCAGGATGGTTTCTTCTGGGTCTATCTTCCCGAATCGGTCACCTCAGGCACTGGAGGACAAACCCAGTTGCCGCCTGAGCTACCTCTAGTTCCACGCGTGCCGACTTTTAGCGAAAAATATGTGCTTACGCATCTGGCGGCCGATCTGCCCTGCTCGGTGGACCACGGAATCATCGGACTGATGGACCCGGCCCACGGGCCTTTTGTGCATCAATCGTGGTGGTGGCGCAGCAAGCACAGCATCCATGAAAAGCAGAAGCACTTTGAGCCCATTCCTAACGGCTTCCGCATGAGCGCGCATGCGCCCTCTTCCAACAGCGCGCCTTATAAACTCATGCGCATGGCGGGTGTAAACGCCAAGCCCGGCGACCAGACCGTAACCACGATTGATTTTGTTCTGCCTAACCTGCGGGTTGAAAGCGTGCGTTATGGCGAGGGATGGTTTTCGACGCTCACCAGCGTCACCCCGATTACTGCAACGCATTGCCGCATTGACGTGCGCGCAGCATGGAACATCTTCCGCTGGGCCACGCCGCTGGTGCTGCCCATTGGACGGTATTTCGGAAAAAAATTTATCCGGCAGGACCAGCTCACCATGGAGCAGCAGGCCGAAGGGCTGAAGTACAATCCGAACCTCATGCTGATTGACGATGCCGACCGGCCGGCCAAGTGGTACTTCGCGCTCAAGCAGGCGCTGCTGGATGCGCGGCGCGTGGGCGAGCCCATGAAGCATCCTCTGAGCGAGCCGGTGGTGCTGAAGTGGAGAAGTTGA
- the lexA gene encoding transcriptional repressor LexA, translating to MALTKRQRQVYDYIAEFVQKKGYSPSFEEIGDGMGLSSLATVHKHITNLEKKGLLRRDYNRSRSLDILAPKGKLKLAMQAAASAANLSVAKAAAASLALPLVGRIAAGKPVETLEHQETISLHDVTRSRDVFVLEVRGDSMQEEHIVDGDYVLVEKIKTARNGEIVVALVNDSETTLKRFYREGNRVRLQPANAQMQPIMVAADAVQIQGRVVGVLRKY from the coding sequence ATGGCGCTTACTAAACGGCAACGGCAGGTTTACGACTACATTGCGGAGTTTGTGCAGAAGAAGGGGTACTCGCCTTCCTTTGAGGAAATCGGCGACGGTATGGGGCTGAGTTCGCTGGCCACCGTGCACAAGCACATCACCAACCTTGAAAAGAAAGGGCTGCTACGGCGCGACTACAACCGCAGCCGCTCGCTCGATATTCTCGCCCCCAAGGGAAAGCTCAAGCTGGCCATGCAGGCGGCGGCTTCGGCAGCGAATCTTTCTGTGGCCAAGGCCGCGGCGGCGAGCCTGGCGCTGCCGCTCGTCGGGCGCATTGCCGCCGGCAAGCCGGTGGAGACGCTGGAACATCAGGAGACCATCTCACTGCATGACGTCACGCGCTCGCGCGACGTTTTTGTGCTCGAAGTGCGGGGCGATTCCATGCAGGAAGAGCACATCGTAGACGGCGACTATGTACTGGTGGAGAAGATCAAGACTGCCAGGAACGGCGAGATCGTGGTCGCCCTGGTGAACGATAGCGAAACTACGCTGAAGCGCTTCTACCGCGAAGGCAACCGGGTACGGCTGCAGCCGGCCAACGCCCAGATGCAGCCGATCATGGTGGCGGCGGATGCGGTACAGATTCAGGGACGGGTGGTCGGGGTTTTGCGCAAATACTAG
- a CDS encoding N-acetylmuramoyl-L-alanine amidase, which yields MMLQVTWPSATWTESPEAEQCGRKVNVNESQRTCLTGCAPIRLYSYRGFQRALLLCAVAAALVPCAQAKRTLTQKKQLAQAQFETAQKMREALNGQPERERTRRDYNRVTEAFRKVYSICPNFRQADESIVDTAELLAETGRAFHDPQASQDAIAQYQFLMQQYPGSAHNTAAMFTIGKIYQEDLEQNDKAKASFEEFLKHHPMHRLSDDARQALDDIAHPQLAAARNKKKPREAKKEAKAEQEVSAEAARSRETQNAKLKPVEAESHPDDNSRKGKLPLVTGIRHWSTPDYTRVAIDLEDEVKYEAGRIPSPDRVFFDLQDTKLAPELTGKSFEVDDGFLRKIRVAQYQRGVTRVVLEVDPVSEYSAFLLPNPYRLIIDIHGKPQSQVLTAKNTAPAKWTDAGDVETSAGKTVASTKPAVTATQQPAPPVANNTAKNSSAPKTGEQETKTAEQTPITVKPTAKPAVTPPPVVHTRNSNMIAALFPPTKPTVQRPPAQLSDLPQPEKKTAVTTTEKSAGKNSDVASNDPATSLAMGKSDEPVVKATSKPTTAPTFEEVVPRGERDGEATRSSQKEASADTTRSHKIDDEEAAPLNGKVEVSRSSHKKGKEEDDSDIVSHEAQPSSDGQRSLIRALGLKIGRIVVDAGHGGHDTGTVGPNGLQEKDLVLDVALRLGKLLQKKMGAEVVYTRSDDTFVPLETRTAIANQEQADLFISVHANSSHDPSARGVETYYLNFTSSTDALEVAARENAVSEKSIHELQDLVKKIALKEKIEESREFASDVQNAMYTGLSTKSSKMRNRGVKKAPFIVLIGANMPSILAEISFVSNPNDERKLQTPEYRQKIAESLYRGVSKYVGGLSGIKLALNRGNQGE from the coding sequence ATGATGCTGCAGGTCACATGGCCTTCAGCAACGTGGACTGAGTCACCGGAAGCGGAGCAATGCGGCCGGAAGGTGAACGTTAACGAATCCCAGAGGACTTGTCTGACTGGTTGCGCTCCAATTCGTCTTTATTCCTACCGTGGTTTTCAACGCGCCCTCTTGCTGTGTGCTGTCGCTGCGGCGCTGGTTCCCTGCGCCCAGGCCAAGCGGACTCTGACACAAAAGAAACAGTTGGCCCAGGCGCAGTTCGAAACTGCCCAGAAGATGCGTGAGGCGCTGAACGGGCAACCGGAAAGAGAGCGCACGCGGCGTGATTACAACCGCGTCACCGAGGCCTTTCGCAAGGTTTATTCGATTTGTCCTAACTTCCGCCAGGCCGATGAGAGCATTGTGGATACGGCCGAGCTGCTGGCCGAGACCGGACGCGCCTTTCATGATCCCCAGGCATCGCAGGATGCCATTGCGCAATATCAGTTCCTGATGCAGCAGTACCCGGGCAGCGCGCACAACACCGCCGCCATGTTCACCATCGGCAAGATTTATCAGGAAGACCTGGAGCAAAACGACAAGGCCAAGGCCTCCTTTGAAGAATTTCTGAAACATCACCCTATGCATCGGCTGAGCGATGATGCGCGGCAGGCGCTGGATGATATTGCGCATCCGCAATTGGCTGCCGCAAGGAACAAAAAGAAACCTCGCGAAGCCAAGAAGGAAGCAAAGGCTGAGCAAGAAGTCAGCGCCGAAGCAGCGCGGTCCCGCGAAACTCAGAATGCAAAGCTCAAGCCGGTTGAAGCCGAGTCGCATCCCGACGACAATTCACGTAAGGGTAAGTTGCCGCTGGTGACCGGAATACGGCACTGGTCCACGCCCGATTACACGCGAGTGGCCATTGATCTGGAAGATGAGGTCAAATACGAGGCCGGGCGCATTCCTTCGCCCGATCGCGTTTTCTTCGATCTGCAGGATACCAAGCTCGCGCCCGAGCTGACGGGCAAGTCTTTTGAAGTGGATGACGGCTTCCTGCGCAAGATCCGCGTAGCCCAGTATCAGCGCGGCGTAACCCGCGTGGTGCTGGAAGTTGATCCGGTGAGCGAGTACTCGGCGTTTCTGCTGCCTAATCCCTACCGGCTGATTATTGATATTCACGGTAAGCCGCAGTCGCAAGTTTTGACGGCAAAGAATACGGCTCCGGCCAAATGGACCGATGCCGGCGATGTAGAAACTTCCGCAGGAAAGACGGTTGCCAGCACAAAGCCGGCAGTCACTGCGACGCAGCAGCCGGCGCCGCCGGTCGCAAACAACACGGCAAAAAACAGCTCTGCACCCAAAACCGGAGAGCAAGAAACCAAAACTGCAGAGCAGACACCGATCACAGTAAAACCCACGGCCAAACCGGCTGTGACACCTCCGCCGGTTGTGCATACGCGGAATTCCAACATGATTGCGGCCCTGTTCCCGCCGACGAAACCGACGGTACAGCGACCACCCGCCCAACTGTCCGACCTCCCGCAGCCCGAGAAGAAGACGGCGGTGACGACGACAGAAAAGTCTGCCGGCAAAAATTCTGATGTTGCCAGCAACGATCCGGCGACTTCGCTCGCCATGGGTAAATCGGATGAGCCGGTGGTCAAGGCCACCAGCAAGCCCACGACTGCGCCTACTTTTGAAGAAGTTGTTCCGCGCGGTGAGCGCGATGGCGAAGCGACGCGCAGCTCCCAGAAAGAAGCCAGTGCAGATACAACACGATCCCACAAAATAGACGATGAAGAAGCAGCTCCGCTCAATGGGAAAGTAGAAGTGTCGCGAAGCTCTCACAAAAAAGGAAAAGAGGAGGACGATTCCGATATCGTCAGCCACGAGGCCCAGCCGTCCTCTGACGGGCAGCGGTCACTGATCCGCGCGCTCGGACTGAAGATCGGACGCATCGTGGTAGATGCCGGCCACGGCGGACATGACACCGGCACGGTCGGTCCGAATGGGCTGCAGGAAAAAGACCTGGTGCTCGACGTGGCGCTGCGCCTGGGCAAGCTTCTGCAGAAGAAGATGGGCGCCGAGGTGGTCTATACCCGCAGCGACGATACTTTCGTTCCCCTGGAAACGCGCACGGCCATCGCCAACCAGGAGCAGGCGGACCTGTTCATCTCGGTACATGCCAACTCCAGCCACGATCCCAGCGCGCGCGGCGTGGAAACCTATTACCTGAACTTCACCTCCTCGACCGATGCGCTCGAGGTCGCTGCCCGTGAAAACGCGGTCTCGGAAAAATCAATCCATGAGCTACAGGACCTGGTGAAGAAGATCGCCCTCAAGGAAAAGATCGAAGAGTCGCGGGAGTTTGCCTCGGATGTGCAGAACGCCATGTACACCGGACTTTCCACCAAGAGTTCGAAAATGCGCAACCGCGGCGTGAAAAAAGCTCCCTTCATTGTTCTCATCGGAGCGAATATGCCCTCGATTCTGGCAGAGATCTCGTTTGTCAGCAATCCCAACGACGAACGCAAGCTCCAGACCCCGGAGTATCGCCAGAAGATCGCCGAATCACTCTACCGCGGCGTTTCCAAATACGTCGGCGGATTGAGCGGGATCAAGCTGGCTCTGAATCGTGGTAACCAGGGCGAGTAG
- a CDS encoding lytic transglycosylase domain-containing protein: MTKHRTAVLMTFTFLLLVTRPATAADGITLVRDAGGRVVYVNDSSSPTNTLNASTNAASGSISMDGRQVKYVYWSNTQHRWKAVPAPSLTGNRARSAAAEVLAATETATAASKSTSETQGETQPGETQPGSSATYLTTEKVNAAIEKAAAKHNVDPNLVRAVIKVESNFNPHAVSRKGAMGLMQIMPNTARSLKVNNPFDPTENIDAGVRHLKQLLDNFGGDVRLSLAAYNAGETAVHSHKGIPPFRETRNYVRQITEMYGNGFNFMGGPTRAPIRVTHDAAGHMAFSNVD; encoded by the coding sequence ATGACAAAACACCGAACTGCAGTCCTGATGACCTTTACTTTTCTGCTGCTGGTGACGAGGCCAGCCACGGCCGCGGACGGGATAACACTCGTACGCGATGCCGGGGGCCGGGTTGTTTACGTCAACGACAGCAGTTCACCGACCAACACATTGAACGCTTCCACCAACGCGGCTTCAGGCAGCATCTCCATGGACGGGCGGCAGGTGAAGTATGTCTATTGGAGCAACACTCAGCACCGCTGGAAAGCAGTGCCTGCGCCCAGCCTGACCGGCAACCGGGCCCGTTCGGCGGCAGCCGAGGTTTTGGCTGCGACCGAGACGGCAACGGCTGCCAGTAAGAGCACTTCGGAAACGCAAGGGGAAACCCAGCCCGGCGAGACGCAACCTGGCTCCAGCGCCACATATCTAACTACAGAAAAGGTCAATGCGGCGATCGAGAAGGCGGCGGCCAAGCACAACGTGGATCCGAACCTGGTACGCGCGGTCATCAAGGTGGAATCGAATTTCAACCCGCATGCAGTCTCGCGCAAGGGCGCTATGGGATTGATGCAGATCATGCCGAACACAGCACGCTCGCTCAAGGTGAACAACCCCTTTGACCCCACGGAAAACATTGATGCCGGGGTAAGGCACCTGAAGCAGCTTCTGGACAACTTCGGCGGTGATGTGCGGCTCTCTCTGGCGGCTTATAACGCGGGCGAGACCGCGGTGCACTCGCACAAAGGCATTCCGCCCTTCCGTGAGACGCGCAATTACGTGCGCCAGATCACGGAGATGTACGGCAACGGCTTCAATTTCATGGGCGGGCCGACGCGGGCTCCAATTCGAGTCACGCATGATGCTGCAGGTCACATGGCCTTCAGCAACGTGGACTGA
- a CDS encoding MBOAT family protein: MVEGAYTPRWIGRLPLAILPLGALAVGNRLPAWAFMWALAFAIYAGLKWESWWRARTQIPHAEAWRSAAYLVAWPGMDAESFLHAGPPVPLPGLLAWIGAVSETLLGVILLWVVARRIPEGQPLVRGWVGMAGLILLLHFGAFKIAALFWQRLGVDARPIMDAPLGSTSLSEFWGRRWNLGFHQVAYNMIFAPLHKRLGVGAAGFLVFVVSGLVHDLVISLPARGGYGLPTTYFVVQGVGAALERSVFGKKLGLRRGLRGWLFTAAFTAGPAFWLFHPPFVLRVILPFMQAIHAL; the protein is encoded by the coding sequence ATGGTTGAGGGCGCCTACACTCCTCGGTGGATTGGCAGGTTGCCTCTGGCAATCCTGCCGCTGGGGGCTCTGGCGGTTGGCAATCGGTTGCCTGCCTGGGCATTCATGTGGGCTCTGGCGTTCGCCATCTACGCGGGGCTCAAGTGGGAGAGTTGGTGGAGAGCGCGGACGCAAATCCCTCATGCAGAAGCCTGGCGTTCTGCCGCATATCTCGTGGCGTGGCCGGGGATGGATGCGGAATCGTTCTTGCATGCAGGCCCGCCTGTTCCCTTGCCGGGATTGCTCGCCTGGATTGGAGCGGTTTCTGAGACTTTACTTGGTGTGATCTTGCTTTGGGTGGTGGCGCGGCGGATTCCTGAGGGCCAGCCACTGGTGCGCGGATGGGTGGGAATGGCCGGCCTTATCCTGCTTCTGCACTTTGGCGCTTTCAAGATTGCGGCCCTGTTCTGGCAGAGGCTCGGAGTTGATGCCAGGCCGATCATGGATGCGCCTCTGGGCTCGACGTCGCTGAGCGAGTTCTGGGGAAGACGGTGGAACCTCGGATTCCATCAAGTGGCCTACAACATGATCTTCGCTCCGCTCCACAAAAGATTGGGGGTTGGCGCCGCAGGTTTCCTGGTATTCGTCGTGTCGGGATTGGTTCACGATCTGGTGATCTCGCTGCCGGCGCGCGGTGGTTACGGCCTGCCTACAACGTACTTTGTTGTTCAAGGCGTGGGAGCAGCCCTGGAGCGGTCCGTCTTCGGCAAAAAGCTGGGCCTGCGGCGTGGTCTACGTGGGTGGTTGTTCACGGCAGCCTTTACTGCCGGACCCGCCTTCTGGCTTTTTCATCCTCCGTTTGTGCTGCGTGTCATACTTCCTTTTATGCAGGCGATCCACGCACTATGA
- a CDS encoding zinc ribbon domain-containing protein, whose product MFCNACGSELDAEQKFCSKCGKTVGVAVTPSQRSKVRKHIHILAILWLVYSTFNLLRSIILLAVTHTILAQTTHWPYIPAGLQAILQPVLSALAIVSLIKSVAGIAAGIGLLQRSPWARMLTLVLGFISLINLPFGTALGIYTIWVLLSQNSSEEYQALTHETVTA is encoded by the coding sequence ATGTTTTGCAATGCATGCGGTAGCGAGCTGGATGCGGAGCAGAAATTTTGCAGCAAGTGCGGCAAGACTGTGGGCGTGGCAGTTACGCCCAGTCAGCGCAGCAAGGTGCGGAAGCACATTCATATCCTGGCGATTCTATGGCTGGTTTATTCCACCTTCAACTTGTTGCGCAGCATAATCCTGCTGGCCGTGACGCATACTATTCTTGCCCAGACCACGCATTGGCCGTACATACCGGCGGGGCTTCAGGCAATATTGCAGCCGGTGTTAAGCGCGCTGGCTATCGTCAGCCTGATCAAGTCTGTTGCCGGTATTGCGGCGGGAATCGGTCTGCTGCAGCGTTCTCCGTGGGCCCGGATGCTCACGCTGGTCCTGGGATTTATCTCGCTGATCAACCTTCCGTTCGGAACTGCGCTGGGCATCTACACCATCTGGGTTTTGTTGTCGCAGAATTCCAGCGAGGAATATCAGGCGCTTACGCACGAGACCGTTACCGCGTAG